Proteins from one Entomospira culicis genomic window:
- a CDS encoding ATP-binding protein — MQFFSTLEKIEHFCDTCQERTLHYRFASQVAPFCAICSDRLATADQQQQRELSYQRFKQSLLSETSVELEHVELTRKEGKQEVITYAHQIACNSQNCTTKPNLLLFGSVGTGKTTHALYVALYAYQKLGIKAQYVKSYALVANIQPYLNSAMLIIDELHKAIRLYGEKPSEQDKTELYKLVEHRRNRKLPTIFISNYDKDGLLPSLGEELYDRISDKHKTIGVHFCGESYRQIIV, encoded by the coding sequence ATGCAATTTTTTAGCACCCTAGAGAAGATCGAACACTTTTGCGATACCTGCCAAGAACGCACCTTGCACTACCGTTTTGCGAGCCAAGTCGCGCCCTTTTGTGCCATCTGTAGCGACCGCCTAGCAACCGCCGACCAGCAACAACAAAGAGAGCTTAGCTATCAGCGCTTCAAGCAAAGTTTGTTATCAGAGACGAGCGTTGAGCTAGAGCATGTCGAGCTTACGCGCAAGGAAGGCAAGCAAGAAGTCATCACCTATGCGCACCAAATTGCGTGTAATAGCCAAAATTGCACCACCAAGCCAAATCTTTTGCTCTTTGGGAGTGTGGGTACAGGCAAGACCACGCATGCGCTCTACGTGGCGTTATACGCCTATCAAAAGTTAGGCATCAAAGCGCAGTATGTCAAGAGCTATGCCTTGGTTGCCAACATTCAGCCCTATCTCAACAGCGCGATGTTGATTATCGACGAGCTACACAAAGCCATTAGGCTCTATGGCGAGAAGCCCAGCGAGCAAGACAAAACCGAGCTGTATAAGCTGGTAGAGCATCGGCGCAACCGTAAGCTACCAACCATCTTCATCAGCAACTACGATAAGGATGGTTTGTTGCCAAGCCTTGGCGAAGAGCTATACGATCGCATCAGCGATAAACATAAAACCATCGGCGTACACTTTTGTGGAGAGAGTTATCGCCAAATTATAGTTTGA